A single window of Columba livia isolate bColLiv1 breed racing homer chromosome 16, bColLiv1.pat.W.v2, whole genome shotgun sequence DNA harbors:
- the MTCL2 gene encoding microtubule cross-linking factor 2 isoform X2 yields MEAAPAEQGTPAPLPPPPPLLPEKKKKPQRAPSPARPKEVPGWSLAKSRRGGGHPGAAPRLAAGSAHPRRAGGGKEGRPEKRTVAAARAGGKGPVGRGAARAKGRCRGAETAASGVRRPGPAAGSAAGPVPGASLTDSSSEVSDCSASEEAKLLSLELGLSGSDGESPGSAPPPPPSTGEASPLPEEPSAASMASSRLQLSTSLAFSDLTEELLDAGTDGLLRELEDLRSENDYLKDEIEELRAEMLEMRDVYMEEDVYQLQELRQQLDQASKTCRILQYRLRKAERRSLRVAQTGQVDSELIHSLEQDVKVAKDVSVRLHNELEVVEKKRIRLEEENEDLRQRLIETELAKQVVQNEMDKLRENSLKKRGSRSIGKTEKKPSVQEDSADLKCQLHFAKEESALMCKKLTKLAKENDGMKEELLKYRSLYGDLDSSLSVEELADSPHSREAELKVHLKLVEEEANILSRRIVELEVENRGLRAEMDDMKGQGDRELPGQDTRFLAGISGCGDAGDTVAELRRHLQFVEEEAELLRRSLLELEDQNKLLLNELSKYKSDHELDVTLSEDSCSVVSEPSQEELATAKVQISELSGKVKKLQYENRVLLSNLQRCDLASCQTTRPMLETDAEAGDSAQCVPTTGWRGGMGSSEADGQDRVPGGGKVPDGPTKLLKAKDWETLLGIRDQAALVSKAIDVLISDANGFSSGLKACLDNECVGTLLGEAVGSSGEGPSDAKLMNVLLMRLGVLQQDLGCFTRKVDNLTSGLKEHMDSFPFPSPGSHDTTKEGLQKENASDFQQPDFRDADPYRIPHAKDTDTVQPRSYKTCRPEENDSYATEMKELQLVLSEANESLRGLQEQLSQERQLRKDEVDNFSQKICQLKEDHQKALLRREFELQSLNLQRRLEQKFWSQEKNLLVQESQQFRQSFLLLFMKLKWFLKRWRQGKMVHSEGEDFLEVNSMKELYLLLEEEELAPQQQADNKTCSRDTWTPNTQPNECIKTLADMKVTLKELCTELREERRGASELQQQFTKAKAAWEMERAELKCHIAQLESKAGKGITERALPDWKVALKREREEHQHLLAESYSAVMDLTKQLQISEKNWNQEKVELLARFKEEQQQAEQQAKDLQNKINQLQKGASPWALKHSEMEKHGSNWKEALNEKITDKETISEAEAKGTNLKRTKSVSSMSEFESLLDCSPYLPGKTTPGLGDHSRGKKASAAAQLLPNGIRDSADILPSNCTYVNIEQPGPDSLAKEKLGISSWDYSRASSLSGHDPAQKQMQRSYTAPDKTGIRIYYSPPVVRRLEAPLVHNKEGKIMIEPGFLFTMAKPKEPEESASAESTYSQWLCNFSKQQRELLDGGTVESAVPAVPRFPSSLHDLEISGNMSDDMKEITNCVRQAIRSSSLERKVKSTSSQTVGLAHVGTQTIQTVSVGLQTDLPRGSGVHGKSWSPRSSSLVSVRSKQISSSLDKVHSRIERPCCSPKYGSPKLQRRSSSKLDASKDRSLWNLHQSKQNGSAWARSTTTRDSPVLSNINDGLSSLFSVVEHGGSTESIWKPGCPESGRAKPEAPKYGLVQEFFRNVCGRAQSPTAPPEKKEAAGEEGGRRAEHPSLATHHPSENISRVLNKKVLKQSSCEDPKPSSPGQGSKDTALRDPDLISAMASEDMACDCSSQSLTSCFARPSRSAIRHSPSKCKLHPADPPRAEEKPGGLTCNVKPSAF; encoded by the exons ATGGAGGCCGCTCCGGCGGAGCAGGGAACCCCCGCGCCGCtaccgccgccgccgccgctgctgccggagaagaagaagaagccGCAGCGGGCACCGTCTCCCGCCCGCCCCAAGGAGGTGCCCGGCTGGTCGCTGGCCAAGAGCCGCCGCGGCGGGGGACACCCGGGCGCGGCCCCGCGGCTGGCGGCGGGCAGCGCGCAcccgcggcgggcgggcgggggcaaGGAGGGGCGCCCCGAGAAGCGGACGGTGGCGGCGGCCCGGGCCGGCGGCAAGGGGCCGGTGGGGCGCGGTGCGGCTCGGGCGAAGGGGCGCTGCCGCGGGGCGGAGACGGCGGCGAGCGGGGTGCGGCGGCCGGGACCGGCAGCGGGGTCGGCGGCCGGGCCGGTGCCAGGGGCCAGCCTGACCGACAGCAGCTCGGAGGTGTCGGACTGCAGCGCCTCGGAGGAGGCGAAGCTGCTGTCGCTGGAGCTGGGGCTCAGCGGCAGCGACGGCGAGTCCCCGGGCagcgccccgccgccgccgccctcgACCGGCGAGGCCTCACCGCTGCCCGAGGAGCCCTCGGCCGCCTCCATGGCCAGCAGCCGCCTGCAGCTCAGCACCTCGCTCGCCTTCTCCGACCTCACCGAGGAGCTGCTGGATGCCGGCACCGACGGGCTGCTCCGCGAGCTGGAGGACCTGCGCTCTGAGAACGACTATCTCAAG GATGAGATCGAGGAGCTGCGCgctgagatgctggagatgAGGGACGTCTACATGGAGGAGGATGTCTaccagctgcaggagctccGGCAGCAGCTGGACCAGGCCAGCAAGACCTGCCGCATCCTGCAGTACCGGCTGCGCAAGGCCGAGCGCCGCAGCCTGCGCGTGGCACAGACGGGCCAGGTGGACAGCGAGCTCATCCACAGCCTCGAGCAGGACGTCAAG gtgGCCAAGGATGTCTCTGTGCGGCTCCACAATGAGCTGGAGGTGGTGGAGAAGAAGAGGATcaggctggaggaggagaacGAGGACCTACGCCAGCGGCTCATTGAGACGGAGCTGGCCAAGCAGGTGGTGCAGAATGAGATGGACAAACTCCGAGAG AATTCCCTGAAGAAGCGGGGGTCTCGCTCCATCGGGAAGACCGAGAAGAAGCCGTCAGTGCAG GAGGACAGCGCGGACCTGAAGTGCCAGCTGCATTTCGCCAAGGAGGAGTCAGCCCTGATGTGCAAGAAGCTGACCAAGCTGGCCAAGGAGAACGATGGCATGAAGGAGGAACTGCTGAAGTACAGGTCCTTGTACGGAGACCTCGACAGCTCCCTCTCCGTGGAGGAGCTGGCTGACTCTCCCCACTCCCGGGAGGCCGAGCTGAAGGTCCATCTCAAGCTGGTGGAGGAGGAAGCCAACATCCTCAGCCGGAGGATAGTGGAGCTGGAGGTGGAAAACCGTGGGCTGCGGGCAGAGATGGATGACATGAAAGGCCAGGGGGACAGAGAGCTGCCGGGGCAGGACACACGGTTCCTGGCAGGCATCTCGGGCTGTGGGGACGCAGGGGACACGGTGGCGGAGCTGCGCCGGCACCTGCAGTTCGTGGAGGAAGAGGCCGAGCTGCTGAGGCGCtcgctgctggagctggaggaccaGAACAAGCTCCTGCTGAACGAGCTGTCCAAGTACAAGTCAGACCACGAGCTGGACGTGACGCTGTCAGAGGACAGCTGTTCGGTGGTCAGCGAGCCCTCGCAGGAGGAGCTGGCCACGGCCAAGGTGCAGATCAGCGAGCTGAGCGGCAAGGTGAAGAAGCTGCAGTATGAGAACCGCGTGCTGCTCTCCAACCTCCAGCGCTGCGACCTGGCCTCCTGCCAGACCACCCGGCCCATGCTGGAGACTGACGCCGAGGCTGGCGACTCGGCAcagtgtgtccccaccaccGGCTGGAGAGGCGGGATGGGCAGCAGCGAAGCCGACGGGCAGGACAGGGTGCCTGGAGGTGGGAAGGTGCCCGATGGTCCCACCAAGCTTCTCAAGGCCAAGGACTGGGAGACCTTGCTAGGCATCCGGGACCAGGCGGCGCTTGTCAGCAAAGCGATTGACGTCTTGATTTCGGATGCCAATGGCTTCAGCTCCGGCCTGAAGGCGTGCttggacaacgagtgtgtgGGGACACTGCTGGGCGAGGCGGTGGGTAGCAGTGGCGAGGGCCCCAGCGATGCCAAGCTGATGAACGTGCTTCTCATGCGGCTGGGTGTGCTGCAGCAGGACCTGGGCTGCTTCACCAGGAAGGTGGACAACCTCACCAGTGGCCTCAAGGAGCACATGgactctttcccctttcccagccctggcagccaTGACACCACCAAAGAGGggctgcagaaggaaaatgccTCCGACTTCCAG CAGCCTGATTTTAGGGACGCCGACCCTTACCGCATCCCCCACGCCAAGGACACGGACACTGTGCAGCCCCGGAGCTACAAAACCTGCCGGCCAGAGGAGAATGACTCCTACGCCACCGAG ATgaaggagctgcagctggtgctgtcaGAGGCCAATGAGAGCCTGCGGGGactgcaggagcagctctccCAGGAGAGGCAGCTGAGGAAGGACGAGGTGGACAACTTCTCGCAGAAGATCTGCCAG CTGAAGGAGGATCACCAGAAAGCGCTGCTGCGGCGGGAGTTCGAGCTGCAGAGCCTGAACCTGCAGAGGCGGCTGGAGCAGAAGTTCTGGAGCCAGGAGAAGAACCTGCTGGTGCAGGAGTCACAGCAGTTCAGGCAGagcttcctcctgctcttcatgAAGCTTAAGTGGTTCCTCAAGCGCTGGCGCCAGGGCAAGATGGTGCACAGCGAGGGCGAGGACTTTTTGGAG GTGAACAGCATGAAGGAGCTGtacctgctgctggaggaggaggagctcgccccccagcagcaggcagacaACAAGACgtgcagcagggacacctggaCCCCCAACACG CAGCCCAACGAGTGCATCAAGACACTGGCGGACATGAAGGTGACCCTGAAGGAGCTGTGCACGGAGCTGCGGGAGGAGCGGCGCGGTGCCAgcgagctgcagcagcagttcaCCAAAGCCAAGGCCGCCTGGGAGATGGAGCGTGCCGAGCTCAAGTGCCACATCGCCCAG CTGGAGTCAAAGGCGGGCAAAGGGATCACGGAGCGTGCGCTGCCGGACTGGAAGGTGGCATTGAAGAGGGAGCGTGAGGAGCACCAGCATCTTCTAGCGGAGTCCTACAGTGCTGTCATGGACCTCACCAAGCAGCTGCAGATCAGTGAGAAGAACTGGAACCAGGAGAAGGTGGAGCTGCTGGCCCGCTTcaaggaggagcagcagcaggcagagcagcaagCAAAGGACCTGCAGAACAAAATCAACCAG TTGCAGAAGGGAGCCAGCCCATGGGCATTGAAGCACTCTGAAATGGAGAAGCATGGCAGCAACTGGAAAGAG GCTCTCAATGAAAAAATCACAGACAAAGAGACAATCTCTGAAGCAGAAGCCAAGGGAACCAACCTCAAAAG GACCAAGTCCGTTTCCTCCATGTCAGAGTTTGAAAGCTTGCTTGACTGTTCTCCCTACCTCCCTGGAAAGACCACGCCGGGGCTGGGTGACCATTCTCGGGGCAAAAAAGCGTCTGCAGCCGCCCAGCTGCTGCCCAACGGGATCCGGGACAGCGCCGACATTCTTCCCTCAAACTGTACATATGTGAATATTGAGCAACCTGGCCCCGACAGCTTGGCCAAGGAGAAGCTGGGCATCTCCTCCTGGGACTACTCACGAGCAAGCAGCCTCTCCGGCCATGATCCAGCACAGAAACAAATGCAGAGGAGCTACACGGCGCCTGACAAGACGGGGATCCGCATCTACTACAGCCCGCCGGTGGTGCGGCGGCTGGAGGCACCTCTGGTGCACAACAAGGAGGGGAAGATCATGATCGAACCCGGTTTCTTGTTCACCATGGCCAAACCGAAGGAGCCGGAGGAGTCAGCCAGTGCCGAGAGCACCTATAGCCAGTGGCTGTGCAACTTCTCCAAACAGCAGCGGGAGCTCCTGGATGGTGGGACGGTGGAGAGCGCGGTGCCAGCGGTGCCCCGCTTCCCCTCCTCACTGCACGACCTGGAGATCTCCGGCAACATGAGTGATGACATGAAGGAGATCACCAACTGCGTGCGGCAGGCCATCCGCTCCAGCTCGCTGGAGAGGAAGGTGAAAAGCACCTCCAGCCAGACGGTGGGGCTGGCCCACGTGGGGACACAGACCATCCAGACGGTGAGCGTGGGTCTGCAGACTGACCTGCCGCGTGGCAGTGGCGTGCATGGCAAGAGCTGGTCCCCGCGCAGCTCCTCCCTCGTCTCCGTGCGCAGCAAGCAGATCTCCTCCTCCCTGGATAAGGTCCATTCCAGGATCGAACGGCCGTGCTGCTCCCCAAAATACGGCTCTCCGAAGCTCCAGAGGCGGTCTTCCTCCAAGCTGGATGCCTCCAAGGACAGGAGCCTCTGGAACCTGCACCAGAGCAAGCAGAATGGCTCCGCGTGGGCCCGCTCCACCACCACCCGCGACAGCCCTGTCCTCAGCAACATCAACGACGGCTTGTCCAGCTTGTTCAGCGTGGTGGAGCACGGCGGCAGCACCGAGTCCATCTGGAAACCAGGGTGCCCTGAAAGTGGCCGGGCCAAGCCTGAAGCACCCAAGTACGGCCTCGTGCAGGAGTTCTTCAGGAACGTCTGCGGGCGGGCACagagccccacagcccccccagagAAGAAGgaggctgctggggaggagggcgGCAGGAGAGCTGAGCACCCCAGCCTGGCCACCCACCACCCATCCGAAAATATCTCCCGCGTCTTGAACAAGAAAGTCCTCAAGCAGAGCAGCTGCGAGGACCCCAAGCCCTCATCCCCTGGCCAAGGGAGTAAGGACACAGCCCTGCGGGACCCCGACCTCATCTCGGCCATGGCCAGCGAG GACATGGCGTGTGACTGCAGCTCCCAGTCCCTCACCTCCTGCTTCGCCCGGCCGTCCCGCTCCGCCATCCGCCATTCCCCCTCCAAGTGCAAACTGCACCCCGCGGACCCCCCCAGGGCGGAGGAGAAGCCGGGGGGCTTGA CCTGCAATGTAAAAccaagtgctttttaa
- the MTCL2 gene encoding microtubule cross-linking factor 2 isoform X4, whose translation MEAAPAEQGTPAPLPPPPPLLPEKKKKPQRAPSPARPKEVPGWSLAKSRRGGGHPGAAPRLAAGSAHPRRAGGGKEGRPEKRTVAAARAGGKGPVGRGAARAKGRCRGAETAASGVRRPGPAAGSAAGPVPGASLTDSSSEVSDCSASEEAKLLSLELGLSGSDGESPGSAPPPPPSTGEASPLPEEPSAASMASSRLQLSTSLAFSDLTEELLDAGTDGLLRELEDLRSENDYLKDEIEELRAEMLEMRDVYMEEDVYQLQELRQQLDQASKTCRILQYRLRKAERRSLRVAQTGQVDSELIHSLEQDVKVAKDVSVRLHNELEVVEKKRIRLEEENEDLRQRLIETELAKQVVQNEMDKLRENSLKKRGSRSIGKTEKKPSVQEDSADLKCQLHFAKEESALMCKKLTKLAKENDGMKEELLKYRSLYGDLDSSLSVEELADSPHSREAELKVHLKLVEEEANILSRRIVELEVENRGLRAEMDDMKGQGDRELPGQDTRFLAGISGCGDAGDTVAELRRHLQFVEEEAELLRRSLLELEDQNKLLLNELSKYKSDHELDVTLSEDSCSVVSEPSQEELATAKVQISELSGKVKKLQYENRVLLSNLQRCDLASCQTTRPMLETDAEAGDSAQCVPTTGWRGGMGSSEADGQDRVPGGGKVPDGPTKLLKAKDWETLLGIRDQAALVSKAIDVLISDANGFSSGLKACLDNECVGTLLGEAVGSSGEGPSDAKLMNVLLMRLGVLQQDLGCFTRKVDNLTSGLKEHMDSFPFPSPGSHDTTKEGLQKENASDFQQPDFRDADPYRIPHAKDTDTVQPRSYKTCRPEENDSYATEMKELQLVLSEANESLRGLQEQLSQERQLRKDEVDNFSQKICQLKEDHQKALLRREFELQSLNLQRRLEQKFWSQEKNLLVQESQQFRQSFLLLFMKLKWFLKRWRQGKMVHSEGEDFLEVNSMKELYLLLEEEELAPQQQADNKTCSRDTWTPNTQPNECIKTLADMKVTLKELCTELREERRGASELQQQFTKAKAAWEMERAELKCHIAQLESKAGKGITERALPDWKVALKREREEHQHLLAESYSAVMDLTKQLQISEKNWNQEKVELLARFKEEQQQAEQQAKDLQNKINQKGASPWALKHSEMEKHGSNWKEALNEKITDKETISEAEAKGTNLKRTKSVSSMSEFESLLDCSPYLPGKTTPGLGDHSRGKKASAAAQLLPNGIRDSADILPSNCTYVNIEQPGPDSLAKEKLGISSWDYSRASSLSGHDPAQKQMQRSYTAPDKTGIRIYYSPPVVRRLEAPLVHNKEGKIMIEPGFLFTMAKPKEPEESASAESTYSQWLCNFSKQQRELLDGGTVESAVPAVPRFPSSLHDLEISGNMSDDMKEITNCVRQAIRSSSLERKVKSTSSQTVGLAHVGTQTIQTVSVGLQTDLPRGSGVHGKSWSPRSSSLVSVRSKQISSSLDKVHSRIERPCCSPKYGSPKLQRRSSSKLDASKDRSLWNLHQSKQNGSAWARSTTTRDSPVLSNINDGLSSLFSVVEHGGSTESIWKPGCPESGRAKPEAPKYGLVQEFFRNVCGRAQSPTAPPEKKEAAGEEGGRRAEHPSLATHHPSENISRVLNKKVLKQSSCEDPKPSSPGQGSKDTALRDPDLISAMASEDMACDCSSQSLTSCFARPSRSAIRHSPSKCKLHPADPPRAEEKPGGLTCNVKPSAF comes from the exons ATGGAGGCCGCTCCGGCGGAGCAGGGAACCCCCGCGCCGCtaccgccgccgccgccgctgctgccggagaagaagaagaagccGCAGCGGGCACCGTCTCCCGCCCGCCCCAAGGAGGTGCCCGGCTGGTCGCTGGCCAAGAGCCGCCGCGGCGGGGGACACCCGGGCGCGGCCCCGCGGCTGGCGGCGGGCAGCGCGCAcccgcggcgggcgggcgggggcaaGGAGGGGCGCCCCGAGAAGCGGACGGTGGCGGCGGCCCGGGCCGGCGGCAAGGGGCCGGTGGGGCGCGGTGCGGCTCGGGCGAAGGGGCGCTGCCGCGGGGCGGAGACGGCGGCGAGCGGGGTGCGGCGGCCGGGACCGGCAGCGGGGTCGGCGGCCGGGCCGGTGCCAGGGGCCAGCCTGACCGACAGCAGCTCGGAGGTGTCGGACTGCAGCGCCTCGGAGGAGGCGAAGCTGCTGTCGCTGGAGCTGGGGCTCAGCGGCAGCGACGGCGAGTCCCCGGGCagcgccccgccgccgccgccctcgACCGGCGAGGCCTCACCGCTGCCCGAGGAGCCCTCGGCCGCCTCCATGGCCAGCAGCCGCCTGCAGCTCAGCACCTCGCTCGCCTTCTCCGACCTCACCGAGGAGCTGCTGGATGCCGGCACCGACGGGCTGCTCCGCGAGCTGGAGGACCTGCGCTCTGAGAACGACTATCTCAAG GATGAGATCGAGGAGCTGCGCgctgagatgctggagatgAGGGACGTCTACATGGAGGAGGATGTCTaccagctgcaggagctccGGCAGCAGCTGGACCAGGCCAGCAAGACCTGCCGCATCCTGCAGTACCGGCTGCGCAAGGCCGAGCGCCGCAGCCTGCGCGTGGCACAGACGGGCCAGGTGGACAGCGAGCTCATCCACAGCCTCGAGCAGGACGTCAAG gtgGCCAAGGATGTCTCTGTGCGGCTCCACAATGAGCTGGAGGTGGTGGAGAAGAAGAGGATcaggctggaggaggagaacGAGGACCTACGCCAGCGGCTCATTGAGACGGAGCTGGCCAAGCAGGTGGTGCAGAATGAGATGGACAAACTCCGAGAG AATTCCCTGAAGAAGCGGGGGTCTCGCTCCATCGGGAAGACCGAGAAGAAGCCGTCAGTGCAG GAGGACAGCGCGGACCTGAAGTGCCAGCTGCATTTCGCCAAGGAGGAGTCAGCCCTGATGTGCAAGAAGCTGACCAAGCTGGCCAAGGAGAACGATGGCATGAAGGAGGAACTGCTGAAGTACAGGTCCTTGTACGGAGACCTCGACAGCTCCCTCTCCGTGGAGGAGCTGGCTGACTCTCCCCACTCCCGGGAGGCCGAGCTGAAGGTCCATCTCAAGCTGGTGGAGGAGGAAGCCAACATCCTCAGCCGGAGGATAGTGGAGCTGGAGGTGGAAAACCGTGGGCTGCGGGCAGAGATGGATGACATGAAAGGCCAGGGGGACAGAGAGCTGCCGGGGCAGGACACACGGTTCCTGGCAGGCATCTCGGGCTGTGGGGACGCAGGGGACACGGTGGCGGAGCTGCGCCGGCACCTGCAGTTCGTGGAGGAAGAGGCCGAGCTGCTGAGGCGCtcgctgctggagctggaggaccaGAACAAGCTCCTGCTGAACGAGCTGTCCAAGTACAAGTCAGACCACGAGCTGGACGTGACGCTGTCAGAGGACAGCTGTTCGGTGGTCAGCGAGCCCTCGCAGGAGGAGCTGGCCACGGCCAAGGTGCAGATCAGCGAGCTGAGCGGCAAGGTGAAGAAGCTGCAGTATGAGAACCGCGTGCTGCTCTCCAACCTCCAGCGCTGCGACCTGGCCTCCTGCCAGACCACCCGGCCCATGCTGGAGACTGACGCCGAGGCTGGCGACTCGGCAcagtgtgtccccaccaccGGCTGGAGAGGCGGGATGGGCAGCAGCGAAGCCGACGGGCAGGACAGGGTGCCTGGAGGTGGGAAGGTGCCCGATGGTCCCACCAAGCTTCTCAAGGCCAAGGACTGGGAGACCTTGCTAGGCATCCGGGACCAGGCGGCGCTTGTCAGCAAAGCGATTGACGTCTTGATTTCGGATGCCAATGGCTTCAGCTCCGGCCTGAAGGCGTGCttggacaacgagtgtgtgGGGACACTGCTGGGCGAGGCGGTGGGTAGCAGTGGCGAGGGCCCCAGCGATGCCAAGCTGATGAACGTGCTTCTCATGCGGCTGGGTGTGCTGCAGCAGGACCTGGGCTGCTTCACCAGGAAGGTGGACAACCTCACCAGTGGCCTCAAGGAGCACATGgactctttcccctttcccagccctggcagccaTGACACCACCAAAGAGGggctgcagaaggaaaatgccTCCGACTTCCAG CAGCCTGATTTTAGGGACGCCGACCCTTACCGCATCCCCCACGCCAAGGACACGGACACTGTGCAGCCCCGGAGCTACAAAACCTGCCGGCCAGAGGAGAATGACTCCTACGCCACCGAG ATgaaggagctgcagctggtgctgtcaGAGGCCAATGAGAGCCTGCGGGGactgcaggagcagctctccCAGGAGAGGCAGCTGAGGAAGGACGAGGTGGACAACTTCTCGCAGAAGATCTGCCAG CTGAAGGAGGATCACCAGAAAGCGCTGCTGCGGCGGGAGTTCGAGCTGCAGAGCCTGAACCTGCAGAGGCGGCTGGAGCAGAAGTTCTGGAGCCAGGAGAAGAACCTGCTGGTGCAGGAGTCACAGCAGTTCAGGCAGagcttcctcctgctcttcatgAAGCTTAAGTGGTTCCTCAAGCGCTGGCGCCAGGGCAAGATGGTGCACAGCGAGGGCGAGGACTTTTTGGAG GTGAACAGCATGAAGGAGCTGtacctgctgctggaggaggaggagctcgccccccagcagcaggcagacaACAAGACgtgcagcagggacacctggaCCCCCAACACG CAGCCCAACGAGTGCATCAAGACACTGGCGGACATGAAGGTGACCCTGAAGGAGCTGTGCACGGAGCTGCGGGAGGAGCGGCGCGGTGCCAgcgagctgcagcagcagttcaCCAAAGCCAAGGCCGCCTGGGAGATGGAGCGTGCCGAGCTCAAGTGCCACATCGCCCAG CTGGAGTCAAAGGCGGGCAAAGGGATCACGGAGCGTGCGCTGCCGGACTGGAAGGTGGCATTGAAGAGGGAGCGTGAGGAGCACCAGCATCTTCTAGCGGAGTCCTACAGTGCTGTCATGGACCTCACCAAGCAGCTGCAGATCAGTGAGAAGAACTGGAACCAGGAGAAGGTGGAGCTGCTGGCCCGCTTcaaggaggagcagcagcaggcagagcagcaagCAAAGGACCTGCAGAACAAAATCAACCAG AAGGGAGCCAGCCCATGGGCATTGAAGCACTCTGAAATGGAGAAGCATGGCAGCAACTGGAAAGAG GCTCTCAATGAAAAAATCACAGACAAAGAGACAATCTCTGAAGCAGAAGCCAAGGGAACCAACCTCAAAAG GACCAAGTCCGTTTCCTCCATGTCAGAGTTTGAAAGCTTGCTTGACTGTTCTCCCTACCTCCCTGGAAAGACCACGCCGGGGCTGGGTGACCATTCTCGGGGCAAAAAAGCGTCTGCAGCCGCCCAGCTGCTGCCCAACGGGATCCGGGACAGCGCCGACATTCTTCCCTCAAACTGTACATATGTGAATATTGAGCAACCTGGCCCCGACAGCTTGGCCAAGGAGAAGCTGGGCATCTCCTCCTGGGACTACTCACGAGCAAGCAGCCTCTCCGGCCATGATCCAGCACAGAAACAAATGCAGAGGAGCTACACGGCGCCTGACAAGACGGGGATCCGCATCTACTACAGCCCGCCGGTGGTGCGGCGGCTGGAGGCACCTCTGGTGCACAACAAGGAGGGGAAGATCATGATCGAACCCGGTTTCTTGTTCACCATGGCCAAACCGAAGGAGCCGGAGGAGTCAGCCAGTGCCGAGAGCACCTATAGCCAGTGGCTGTGCAACTTCTCCAAACAGCAGCGGGAGCTCCTGGATGGTGGGACGGTGGAGAGCGCGGTGCCAGCGGTGCCCCGCTTCCCCTCCTCACTGCACGACCTGGAGATCTCCGGCAACATGAGTGATGACATGAAGGAGATCACCAACTGCGTGCGGCAGGCCATCCGCTCCAGCTCGCTGGAGAGGAAGGTGAAAAGCACCTCCAGCCAGACGGTGGGGCTGGCCCACGTGGGGACACAGACCATCCAGACGGTGAGCGTGGGTCTGCAGACTGACCTGCCGCGTGGCAGTGGCGTGCATGGCAAGAGCTGGTCCCCGCGCAGCTCCTCCCTCGTCTCCGTGCGCAGCAAGCAGATCTCCTCCTCCCTGGATAAGGTCCATTCCAGGATCGAACGGCCGTGCTGCTCCCCAAAATACGGCTCTCCGAAGCTCCAGAGGCGGTCTTCCTCCAAGCTGGATGCCTCCAAGGACAGGAGCCTCTGGAACCTGCACCAGAGCAAGCAGAATGGCTCCGCGTGGGCCCGCTCCACCACCACCCGCGACAGCCCTGTCCTCAGCAACATCAACGACGGCTTGTCCAGCTTGTTCAGCGTGGTGGAGCACGGCGGCAGCACCGAGTCCATCTGGAAACCAGGGTGCCCTGAAAGTGGCCGGGCCAAGCCTGAAGCACCCAAGTACGGCCTCGTGCAGGAGTTCTTCAGGAACGTCTGCGGGCGGGCACagagccccacagcccccccagagAAGAAGgaggctgctggggaggagggcgGCAGGAGAGCTGAGCACCCCAGCCTGGCCACCCACCACCCATCCGAAAATATCTCCCGCGTCTTGAACAAGAAAGTCCTCAAGCAGAGCAGCTGCGAGGACCCCAAGCCCTCATCCCCTGGCCAAGGGAGTAAGGACACAGCCCTGCGGGACCCCGACCTCATCTCGGCCATGGCCAGCGAG GACATGGCGTGTGACTGCAGCTCCCAGTCCCTCACCTCCTGCTTCGCCCGGCCGTCCCGCTCCGCCATCCGCCATTCCCCCTCCAAGTGCAAACTGCACCCCGCGGACCCCCCCAGGGCGGAGGAGAAGCCGGGGGGCTTGA CCTGCAATGTAAAAccaagtgctttttaa